The Staphylothermus marinus F1 genome has a segment encoding these proteins:
- a CDS encoding 30S ribosomal protein S6e, producing MADFKIVISDPQAPKEETVVKVKVVGDPEIKFDENVKEGFELPILKMNSKTAEKIKAVHGVATIRMYKPGTKDKVKITGKIIVDDNIPENEVRVNAEQLVNATGTNELEGELFRARAWQIRINDDRTKLLIGLKIGDEFDGSIVGLKNVKLKIRGGSDNSGFPMRPDVMGGVKKRVLLSGPPGFHPREKGERRRKMIRGNTITEDIVQINTVIKYV from the coding sequence ATGGCTGATTTCAAAATCGTAATATCCGATCCCCAGGCTCCAAAAGAAGAAACTGTTGTAAAAGTTAAAGTAGTAGGAGATCCAGAAATAAAGTTTGATGAGAATGTGAAGGAAGGATTCGAACTACCAATATTGAAGATGAATAGTAAAACAGCTGAGAAAATAAAAGCAGTTCATGGAGTAGCAACTATAAGAATGTATAAGCCTGGCACTAAAGACAAAGTTAAAATTACTGGAAAAATTATTGTGGATGATAATATTCCAGAAAATGAAGTTAGAGTGAATGCTGAACAACTAGTCAATGCTACTGGTACGAACGAGCTGGAAGGAGAACTCTTCAGAGCTAGAGCATGGCAGATTAGAATAAATGATGATAGAACAAAACTGCTTATAGGATTAAAAATTGGAGACGAATTTGACGGCTCAATTGTAGGGCTTAAAAACGTTAAGTTAAAGATAAGGGGTGGAAGCGATAATAGCGGTTTTCCTATGAGACCAGATGTGATGGGTGGCGTGAAGAAGAGAGTGTTATTATCTGGTCCTCCAGGCTTCCATCCGAGAGAGAAGGGAGAACGTAGAAGAAAAATGATTCGAGGAAATACTATCACTGAAGATATTGTCCAGATCAATACAGTAATTAAATATGTTTAA
- a CDS encoding translation initiation factor IF-2 subunit gamma: MPWKMKQPEVNIGVVGHVDHGKTTLVQALTGIWTAKHSEELKRGMTIRLGYADGNIAYCENLEPPEAYTTEQICPDGSESKLLRRVSYVDAPGHEALMATMLSGAALMDGALLVIAANEPCPQPQTLEHFVALDIIGVRNLVIVQNKIDVVSKERALENYREIKKFVKGTWAENAPIIPVSALHKANIDALLQAMQEEIPTPKRDLSKPPLMYVARSFDVNKPGTRPEDLKGGVIGGSLMQGVLRVGDEIEIRPGIRVPIGGGKGRYRYEPIISEVVSLKFGNLSVEEAKPGGLLAIGTKLDPSLTKSDALIGNIVGKPGHLPPVTTHIKARYKLLQRVVGMKEMIQTKPISRGEVVVITAGTAIRVGIVRNVTSDTIEINLRDPIVAWEGSRIAISRRVLGRWRLAGWGIVEEVSS, encoded by the coding sequence TTGCCTTGGAAGATGAAACAGCCTGAAGTAAACATTGGTGTTGTAGGACATGTTGATCATGGTAAGACAACGCTTGTACAGGCATTAACAGGCATATGGACAGCCAAGCATAGTGAAGAATTGAAAAGAGGAATGACCATCCGTTTAGGATACGCCGATGGAAACATAGCATACTGTGAAAACCTAGAACCCCCCGAAGCATATACTACTGAACAAATATGCCCTGATGGTTCAGAATCGAAACTTCTGAGAAGAGTCAGCTATGTTGATGCGCCGGGACATGAAGCTTTGATGGCAACTATGCTTAGTGGAGCAGCATTAATGGATGGAGCATTACTTGTAATAGCAGCTAATGAGCCTTGTCCACAGCCCCAGACACTAGAGCACTTCGTAGCCCTTGACATCATTGGTGTTAGGAACCTAGTAATTGTTCAGAACAAGATAGATGTAGTATCTAAGGAAAGAGCATTGGAAAACTATAGGGAAATAAAAAAGTTTGTAAAGGGGACATGGGCTGAAAATGCACCAATAATCCCGGTTAGTGCACTACACAAAGCCAACATAGATGCTCTACTACAAGCGATGCAAGAGGAAATACCAACTCCTAAAAGAGACTTGTCTAAACCTCCATTAATGTATGTAGCTAGAAGCTTTGATGTGAACAAGCCAGGGACAAGGCCTGAGGATTTAAAGGGAGGGGTTATTGGAGGTTCGTTGATGCAGGGTGTTCTACGAGTAGGTGATGAAATTGAGATTAGGCCTGGAATCAGAGTACCTATAGGGGGAGGTAAGGGTAGATACAGATATGAACCAATTATCAGCGAAGTGGTTAGTTTAAAATTCGGTAATTTAAGTGTAGAAGAAGCTAAGCCCGGAGGATTATTAGCTATAGGTACAAAGCTTGATCCATCCCTTACAAAATCAGATGCATTAATCGGTAACATAGTTGGAAAACCAGGCCATCTACCACCTGTAACAACCCATATTAAGGCTCGTTATAAGCTCCTACAAAGAGTTGTTGGAATGAAGGAAATGATCCAGACTAAACCAATTAGCAGAGGAGAAGTAGTTGTTATAACAGCAGGTACAGCTATTCGTGTAGGAATAGTTCGTAATGTAACAAGCGATACTATAGAGATAAATCTTAGAGACCCCATTGTCGCGTGGGAGGGCTCTAGAATAGCTATCAGTAGAAGAGTTCTTGGAAGATGGAGACTAGCTGGATGGGGTATTGTAGAAGAAGTATCAAGCTAA